From one Rhineura floridana isolate rRhiFlo1 chromosome 4, rRhiFlo1.hap2, whole genome shotgun sequence genomic stretch:
- the C4H2orf73 gene encoding uncharacterized protein C2orf73 homolog isoform X1, whose protein sequence is MSPTQKEVPLNPTRLTPSPNTYRVFNLEFPERNNILAKIQEEYTPKEQQHRYILECRNNPQPIHAKCIKFNTKFLNEPILYMDTEDTKTKQDHWWPSSEPFVPCPKPPYDKQSTQRNDFQKPSCRLCRPIKHSSKLQPSRGIVPLASPRPPASLPRIFQEQLSFKHDYNARATPCIPYQGKKRGTFVWTEINPTKGTAVPEGTEAIPCVRGSGSLEQPKTEKGNSAESSMTSACLCLSDSPETPPDSSVHLSKTDSSAGAKADPGAPGKGHGESSEISQSKEVTVSHPAGERPSSPPKKGSPDKPQEDCLPPVHRHAISGRTSDGLRRTAQVRGSCPGVISGTPNTN, encoded by the exons ATGTCtcctactcaaaaggaagtcccactgaatcccaCGAGGCTCACTCCTAG CCCAAATACCTACAGAGTATTTAACCTTGAGTTCCCAGAAAGGAATAACATACTAGCAAAGATCCAAGAGGAATACACGCCAAAGGAACAGCAGCACCGGTATATCCTGGAGTGCCGTAATAATCCTCAGCCgatacatgcaaaatgcattaagtTTAACACCAAGTTTTTAAATGAGCCAATATTGTATATGGACACAGAGGATACAAAAACAAAGCAG GATCATTGGTGGCCAAGCAGCGAACCCTTTGTGCCATGTCCTAAACCACCGTACGACAAGCAGAGCACTCAAAGAAATGATTTCCAGAAGCCAAGCTGTAGATTGTGTCGGCCTATTAAGCACAGCAGCAAGTTACAACCTTCACGTGGAATAG TTCCACTTGCATCTCCTCGACCGCCAGCCAGCCTTCCGAGAATTTTTCAAGAGCAGCTCTCTTTCAAACATGACTACAATGCCAGAGCAACTCCCTGCATCCCCTATCAAGGGAAG AAACGCGGCACTTTTGTGTGGACCGAGATAAATCCGACAAAGGGGACGGCAGTTCCTGAGGGAACTGAAGCAATCCCGTGTGTTCGGGGGTCGGGCTCACTGGAACAGCCAAAAACAGAGAAAGGAAACTCAGCAGAAAGCTCCATGACCTCAGCCTGCCTTTGCTTGTCGGATTCCCCGGAGACACCACCAGACTCCAGTGTACACTTATCAAAAACAGACAGCAGCGCAGGAGCCAAAGCAGACCCCGGAGCCCCGGGGAAGGGACATGGAGAGAGTTCAGAGATTTCTCAGTCAAAGGAAGTGACTGTTAGCCATCCTGCTGGGGAGAGGCCTTCCAGCCCACCAAAGAAGGGCTCCCCCGATAAACCACAGGAGGACTGTTTACCCCCTGTTCATCGCCATGCAATCTCAGGCAGAACTTCAGACGGCCTAAGAAGGACTGCCCAAGTGCGGGGGAGTTGCCCTGGTGTAATTTCAGGAACGCCAAACACAAACTGA
- the C4H2orf73 gene encoding uncharacterized protein C2orf73 homolog isoform X2 yields MLHQILEMSSGRRKRAPPPRPLPNTYRVFNLEFPERNNILAKIQEEYTPKEQQHRYILECRNNPQPIHAKCIKFNTKFLNEPILYMDTEDTKTKQDHWWPSSEPFVPCPKPPYDKQSTQRNDFQKPSCRLCRPIKHSSKLQPSRGIVPLASPRPPASLPRIFQEQLSFKHDYNARATPCIPYQGKKRGTFVWTEINPTKGTAVPEGTEAIPCVRGSGSLEQPKTEKGNSAESSMTSACLCLSDSPETPPDSSVHLSKTDSSAGAKADPGAPGKGHGESSEISQSKEVTVSHPAGERPSSPPKKGSPDKPQEDCLPPVHRHAISGRTSDGLRRTAQVRGSCPGVISGTPNTN; encoded by the exons ATGTTGCACCAGATCCTGGAGATGAGCTCGGGACGGCGAAAAAGGGCGCCGCCGCCGCGCCCGCT CCCAAATACCTACAGAGTATTTAACCTTGAGTTCCCAGAAAGGAATAACATACTAGCAAAGATCCAAGAGGAATACACGCCAAAGGAACAGCAGCACCGGTATATCCTGGAGTGCCGTAATAATCCTCAGCCgatacatgcaaaatgcattaagtTTAACACCAAGTTTTTAAATGAGCCAATATTGTATATGGACACAGAGGATACAAAAACAAAGCAG GATCATTGGTGGCCAAGCAGCGAACCCTTTGTGCCATGTCCTAAACCACCGTACGACAAGCAGAGCACTCAAAGAAATGATTTCCAGAAGCCAAGCTGTAGATTGTGTCGGCCTATTAAGCACAGCAGCAAGTTACAACCTTCACGTGGAATAG TTCCACTTGCATCTCCTCGACCGCCAGCCAGCCTTCCGAGAATTTTTCAAGAGCAGCTCTCTTTCAAACATGACTACAATGCCAGAGCAACTCCCTGCATCCCCTATCAAGGGAAG AAACGCGGCACTTTTGTGTGGACCGAGATAAATCCGACAAAGGGGACGGCAGTTCCTGAGGGAACTGAAGCAATCCCGTGTGTTCGGGGGTCGGGCTCACTGGAACAGCCAAAAACAGAGAAAGGAAACTCAGCAGAAAGCTCCATGACCTCAGCCTGCCTTTGCTTGTCGGATTCCCCGGAGACACCACCAGACTCCAGTGTACACTTATCAAAAACAGACAGCAGCGCAGGAGCCAAAGCAGACCCCGGAGCCCCGGGGAAGGGACATGGAGAGAGTTCAGAGATTTCTCAGTCAAAGGAAGTGACTGTTAGCCATCCTGCTGGGGAGAGGCCTTCCAGCCCACCAAAGAAGGGCTCCCCCGATAAACCACAGGAGGACTGTTTACCCCCTGTTCATCGCCATGCAATCTCAGGCAGAACTTCAGACGGCCTAAGAAGGACTGCCCAAGTGCGGGGGAGTTGCCCTGGTGTAATTTCAGGAACGCCAAACACAAACTGA